DNA from Candidatus Neomarinimicrobiota bacterium:
CAATCTCACTTGAGTCCCATTAATATCCAAATCTATTGGCATTATGAATTCATCAATCACATTTGACCATTTATATAATAGTTTCCCATCTTTTTGATTGTATTCAAAAGTAGGCGGACGATGGTCATATAAATACTGTTGAAAAAAGTAACCCAAATCTGCACCAGTTTTATTTTCTGCATGAGCTATAAAATCATCTGTATTCACATTGGATTTGGCATTATTCACCGCAAATGATTTTAGCAAGTCCCACCAAATGCGGTCATCGTTAATTACATGTCGTAAGGTGTGTAACATCCACGACCCTTTGTTATAGGAATCACCGAAGGCCCAATAATTTTCATTTTCCGGTCCGACTATAGGTAATTTATTTTGAATCCCTTTTCGCTTTCGAAGCATAAAATCAATCATCACATTATAGCCCAACTCCTGTTCGATAAACATTGCTTCACTATAAGTGGCCGTTCCTTCGTGAATCCACATGTGAGCCGGATCGGTTGCAGTAATACTATTCCCCCACCATTCATGGGCTGTCTCATGGAATAAGAGACCGTCAATTATGCCGTAATAATCTTTCGTCCACGATCTATGATCGCCGCCCCAATTATTCCAAATATTTCCATAGGTTACAGCAGATTGATGTTCCATCCCTAGATAGGATACTTCTACCAGCTTATAGCCATCATTCCAGAATTGGTATTCACCAAAATATTTT
Protein-coding regions in this window:
- a CDS encoding M1 family peptidase, which produces MDRDYVSVACEGDGCGLWWPLKDHISDEPDRGATMTFTVPKELVCVSNGKLISTTQDVFTGKQSYTWEVKSPINNYNISVQLGNYVLLQDTLQRGDEVEVLNHFVLDYHKEVASTVFPQARKVIRFFEKYFGEYQFWNDGYKLVEVSYLGMEHQSAVTYGNIWNNWGGDHRSWTKDYYGIIDGLLFHETAHEWWGNSITATDPAHMWIHEGTATYSEAMFIEQELGYNVMIDFMLRKRKGIQNKLPIVGPENENYWAFGDSYNKGSWMLHTLRHVINDDRIWWDLLKSFAVNNAKSNVNTDDFIAHAENKTGADLGYFFQQYLYDHRPPTFEYNQKDGKLLYKWSNVIDEFIMPIDLDINGTQVRLFPTTTVQSVDIPAHSVVHIRDWEFLVSKKKNADLSG